From a single Paenibacillus sp. FSL W8-0426 genomic region:
- a CDS encoding acetylornithine transaminase → MAKDNEQIGAATAVAGAVAAGAAPSGQTESSLFQTYSRYPISLVKGKGSWVWDDQGNKYLDFMSGLAVTSLGHAPDQIAAKLKAQIDELWHVSNLFQIPGQEKAAALLTANTCADAVFFCNSGAEANEAAIKLARRYHQKVKGTDRYEVITFAQSFHGRTLATLTATGQDKVKEGFLPLPAGFVTVPLHDTEALEAAIGPKTAAIMIEMVQAEGGVHPVKREFVEHIRKLCDEHGLLLIVDEVQTGMGRTGKLFAHEHYGIEPDIFTVAKGIGSGFPVGAMLGKGYLKDAFTPGSHATTFGGTPLASSVVIATVETMLEERVPERAAETGEYLMNALREKLADIPFVKEVRGLGLIVGIECAEPVGDIITAGQKRGILFVNAGPNVIRLLPNLLVSKEEVDQAVTLVTELIQEHVAAKNA, encoded by the coding sequence ATGGCAAAAGACAATGAACAAATCGGCGCCGCTACGGCGGTAGCGGGTGCCGTAGCGGCTGGGGCGGCGCCTTCCGGGCAAACGGAGAGCTCGCTTTTTCAGACATATTCGCGGTATCCCATCAGTCTTGTTAAGGGCAAAGGCAGCTGGGTATGGGACGATCAAGGCAACAAATACTTGGACTTCATGAGCGGTCTTGCGGTAACGAGCCTTGGCCATGCGCCCGATCAAATCGCGGCGAAGCTGAAAGCGCAGATCGATGAGCTGTGGCACGTATCCAACCTGTTCCAGATTCCCGGCCAGGAGAAAGCGGCAGCGCTGTTGACGGCGAATACGTGCGCGGACGCGGTGTTCTTCTGCAATAGCGGAGCGGAAGCGAACGAAGCGGCCATCAAGCTGGCGCGCCGCTATCACCAGAAAGTGAAGGGTACGGACCGCTATGAAGTGATCACGTTTGCCCAATCTTTCCATGGACGCACCTTGGCAACGTTGACGGCAACAGGCCAGGATAAAGTGAAGGAAGGTTTCCTTCCGCTCCCGGCCGGTTTCGTGACCGTACCGCTCCATGATACAGAAGCGCTCGAAGCAGCCATCGGGCCCAAAACGGCGGCGATCATGATTGAAATGGTGCAGGCAGAAGGCGGCGTGCATCCGGTCAAACGCGAATTCGTCGAGCATATCCGGAAGCTGTGCGACGAGCACGGATTGCTGCTGATCGTGGATGAGGTGCAAACGGGCATGGGACGGACAGGCAAGCTGTTTGCGCATGAGCATTATGGCATTGAGCCGGATATTTTCACGGTCGCCAAAGGGATCGGAAGCGGCTTCCCTGTGGGCGCCATGCTGGGTAAAGGATATCTGAAAGATGCGTTTACGCCGGGCAGCCATGCGACTACGTTTGGCGGTACGCCGCTCGCTTCGTCGGTGGTGATCGCCACCGTGGAAACGATGCTGGAGGAACGTGTGCCGGAGCGTGCTGCAGAGACGGGCGAATATCTGATGAATGCGCTGCGCGAGAAGCTCGCAGACATTCCGTTCGTGAAGGAGGTGCGCGGCCTCGGGCTGATCGTGGGCATCGAGTGCGCGGAGCCGGTCGGCGATATCATTACGGCCGGGCAAAAGCGCGGCATTCTGTTCGTCAATGCAGGACCGAACGTGATTCGTCTGCTGCCTAACCTGTTGGTGAGCAAGGAAGAGGTTGATCAGGCGGTAACCCTCGTTACGGAACTGATCCAAGAGCATGTTGCTGCTAAAAACGCATAA
- a CDS encoding alpha/beta hydrolase family protein, with protein sequence MALITCNFYSDTLGLSTSMHVILPQQTHTQIGMENVTGKGLHPTLYLLHGLSDDDSIWLRRTSIERYVAQLGIAVVMPQVHRSFYTDMAEGGRYWSFISEELPALARSFFPLSDRREDNFVAGLSMGGYGAFKLALRKPDQYAAAASLSGALDMAAHMDNASGALSRAELERIFGPSIAGTENDLFHLLKESQASTGPRPLLYQCCGTEDFLYEDNQTFRQACAQTDFQLTYEEGPGAHEWGYWDAKIQDVLKWLPLAKKE encoded by the coding sequence ATGGCACTGATCACTTGCAACTTTTATTCCGATACGCTTGGCTTGAGCACAAGTATGCACGTCATTCTCCCGCAGCAAACCCACACCCAGATCGGCATGGAAAATGTAACGGGCAAAGGACTTCATCCTACCCTGTATTTACTGCACGGTTTGTCCGACGACGATTCCATTTGGCTGCGCCGCACCTCAATCGAACGTTATGTGGCTCAGCTCGGCATTGCCGTCGTCATGCCGCAAGTCCATCGCAGCTTCTACACCGACATGGCCGAAGGCGGACGGTACTGGAGCTTTATCAGCGAAGAGCTGCCCGCGCTTGCGCGCTCGTTCTTCCCGTTGTCCGACCGCCGGGAGGACAACTTCGTTGCCGGCCTCTCCATGGGCGGATACGGCGCTTTCAAGCTTGCGCTGCGCAAGCCGGACCAGTATGCGGCCGCAGCCAGCTTGTCCGGCGCGCTCGACATGGCAGCGCACATGGACAACGCTTCCGGCGCACTGAGTCGCGCGGAGCTGGAACGCATTTTCGGGCCGAGCATCGCCGGGACGGAAAACGATCTGTTCCATCTGCTGAAGGAAAGCCAAGCTTCCACAGGACCTCGCCCTCTTTTATACCAATGCTGCGGCACAGAGGATTTCCTCTACGAAGACAATCAAACGTTCCGACAGGCCTGTGCACAGACAGACTTCCAACTGACTTACGAAGAAGGGCCTGGGGCTCACGAATGGGGATATTGGGATGCGAAAATCCAGGATGTCCTGAAATGGCTGCCATTGGCGAAGAAAGAATAG
- a CDS encoding fumarylacetoacetate hydrolase family protein, whose product MKLATIVHEQREQAAFLTDRGIIPLVWLNEREGTDWETDLLALLQKNKLNTLLGWYTGGGKTLLTELPALVHGQVSYRALYRQPGKMIGVGMNYMAKAIELSGRPPEEEPVIFLKPDTSLIGPGECIRLPDRAGQITAEAELAIVVGQTCKGISEEEAMSVVAGFTTSLDMTAKDIHSRNPRFMQRAKSFDTFLSLGATLTTVDEYASLAELEVETVLNGEVAHRNTVSRMMFSPAYLISFLSHVMTLHPGDIILTGTPGSVVIKQGDKVECRIAGLKTLSNIVET is encoded by the coding sequence ATGAAACTCGCAACAATTGTACACGAACAACGGGAGCAAGCCGCCTTTTTGACGGATCGGGGCATCATCCCGCTGGTATGGCTGAACGAACGGGAAGGGACGGATTGGGAAACGGATCTGTTGGCATTGCTGCAAAAAAACAAACTAAACACTCTGCTCGGCTGGTATACCGGCGGCGGAAAGACTCTCCTCACTGAACTGCCTGCCCTCGTGCACGGACAAGTCTCTTATCGTGCACTTTACCGCCAGCCGGGAAAAATGATTGGCGTAGGCATGAACTATATGGCAAAAGCAATCGAGCTGTCCGGACGTCCGCCGGAGGAAGAGCCGGTCATTTTCCTCAAGCCAGACACATCGCTGATCGGTCCCGGCGAGTGCATCCGTCTCCCGGATCGAGCGGGGCAAATCACCGCGGAAGCAGAGCTGGCGATCGTCGTCGGCCAAACGTGCAAGGGAATCAGTGAAGAGGAAGCCATGAGTGTCGTGGCCGGTTTCACGACCTCGCTCGACATGACTGCCAAGGATATCCACTCTCGCAATCCCCGATTCATGCAGCGCGCCAAGAGCTTCGACACGTTTCTGAGCCTGGGCGCCACCCTCACTACAGTTGATGAATATGCGAGCCTGGCGGAACTGGAGGTCGAGACCGTGCTGAATGGTGAAGTGGCGCACCGTAATACCGTCAGCAGGATGATGTTCTCCCCTGCTTACCTGATCTCTTTCCTCTCACATGTGATGACGCTGCATCCGGGAGATATTATTTTAACAGGAACGCCCGGTTCCGTCGTGATCAAACAGGGAGACAAGGTAGAATGCCGAATCGCCGGGCTGAAAACACTGAGCAATATCGTGGAGACCTGA
- a CDS encoding NCS1 family transporter, which yields MSTNLAGRVLEETQLQEKISVDDSLKPKQESDRKIGPVSYMFMWIGDGVNLGNMTLGASLIAAGVATLNVFQTFVAAIIAIGIISVIFALNDRFGYRTGIPYVVQLRMSFGIKGSMISSFLRGVPAIVWYGFQSWVGATALNEIVKVLSSGSFDSIPICFVVLQAVQIVLSLYGFHAIKWVETLASVVIMLALVYVFGILLNSHSTAIAEHWVNAQGTWGLPFFAFIMVFLGNYAAIFLSAADYSRELKSGISDKKRSMLYFLPIFIAYGFVLTIGAMMAAATGISNPVKAFAVIVDNPYITVGVSAFIVIGAVAVNMVANIVPPAYVISLVTKLKYKASVIITGLLALCSFPWVLVQDSSAKGLNMFILIYSAFLGPIVAIMLVEYYILRKQKVDTVELYLENGAFKGYNPSAILAMLIGAGAAFLLVDIGWIIGFTVAGIAYLLLSKLAFKGSSFKKGTIFE from the coding sequence ATGTCTACGAATTTGGCAGGTCGAGTGTTGGAGGAGACGCAGCTGCAGGAAAAGATCAGTGTGGACGACTCCCTGAAACCGAAGCAAGAGAGCGACAGAAAGATTGGACCGGTATCTTACATGTTTATGTGGATCGGGGACGGCGTGAACCTCGGCAACATGACGCTCGGGGCGAGCCTGATTGCCGCTGGCGTCGCTACGCTCAATGTGTTTCAGACATTTGTAGCCGCGATCATTGCGATCGGTATCATTTCCGTTATTTTCGCCCTGAACGACCGATTCGGCTACCGGACGGGCATCCCTTACGTTGTTCAGCTGCGGATGTCGTTCGGCATCAAGGGCTCGATGATTTCCTCATTCCTGCGCGGCGTGCCTGCCATCGTCTGGTACGGTTTCCAGAGTTGGGTCGGGGCAACGGCGCTGAATGAAATTGTGAAGGTGCTGAGTAGCGGCAGCTTCGACAGCATCCCGATTTGTTTCGTGGTGCTGCAGGCGGTTCAGATCGTTCTCTCGCTTTATGGCTTTCATGCGATCAAGTGGGTGGAGACGCTCGCTTCCGTTGTCATCATGCTGGCCCTCGTCTACGTGTTCGGCATCTTGCTCAATTCCCACAGCACGGCAATTGCCGAGCATTGGGTGAACGCTCAGGGGACATGGGGACTTCCCTTCTTCGCCTTCATCATGGTATTTCTCGGCAACTATGCGGCGATCTTCCTGAGCGCAGCGGACTATTCCCGTGAGCTCAAAAGCGGCATCAGCGACAAAAAGCGCAGTATGCTTTACTTCTTGCCCATCTTTATCGCCTACGGCTTCGTCCTGACGATCGGGGCCATGATGGCCGCGGCGACAGGCATTTCCAATCCGGTCAAAGCATTCGCCGTCATCGTCGACAATCCGTATATCACCGTTGGTGTGTCCGCCTTCATCGTCATCGGTGCGGTTGCCGTCAACATGGTGGCCAACATCGTACCGCCAGCTTACGTCATCTCGCTCGTTACCAAGCTGAAATACAAAGCATCCGTCATTATAACCGGATTACTCGCGCTCTGCTCCTTCCCTTGGGTACTCGTGCAGGATTCTTCGGCCAAAGGCTTAAACATGTTCATCCTGATCTACTCCGCTTTCCTTGGTCCGATCGTCGCAATTATGTTAGTCGAATACTACATTTTGCGCAAACAGAAGGTCGATACGGTAGAGCTGTATCTGGAAAACGGCGCTTTCAAAGGCTATAATCCGAGCGCCATACTCGCCATGCTGATCGGAGCAGGTGCAGCATTCCTACTGGTCGACATCGGCTGGATCATCGGATTTACCGTAGCGGGCATCGCATACCTACTGCTGAGCAAACTCGCTTTCAAAGGCTCATCGTTCAAGAAGGGCACGATTTTTGAATAA
- a CDS encoding amidase family protein — translation MRGIHEVHTEVSKRNAEAENNPPKADKRGAFVDASIKLPCTGTGRLTGLTFAVKDVFDIKDVTSGAGNPDWLRTHKPAESTAPALLALLANGAKLEGTTQTDELMYSLNGENAHYGTPVNPAAPDRIPGGSSSGSAVAAAAGLVDFAIGTDTGGSVRIPSSYCGLYGFRPTHGAVSSEGVIPLARSFDTVGWMSRTANVLLDVGSVLLEQSKGTSNFERVSKTFSENAEVHPSGSDIPQFTRFFTAEEAWGLLEAEDRSLLNTKLRQLTDWQNGGSAVRLTGHTESLTDWSAAFRVLQGLEIAREHGEWITNERPKFGPGIAERFAWAGTLEESTSTSEAELRVRIRSKLVELLGEDGLLAIPTAPGPAPLLGLQGLEAEDYRAKTMQLSCIAGLSGLPQVTIPVIRQDGLPLGLSFIGGPNTDMKLLHWTAKHVTEEVRG, via the coding sequence ATGAGAGGAATACACGAGGTTCATACAGAGGTATCAAAACGAAACGCTGAGGCGGAAAATAATCCGCCCAAGGCCGACAAACGGGGAGCTTTCGTCGACGCTTCAATCAAGCTGCCGTGCACCGGAACAGGCCGGCTCACCGGATTGACTTTTGCAGTCAAAGACGTCTTCGACATCAAGGACGTAACAAGCGGTGCCGGCAACCCGGATTGGCTGCGCACGCACAAACCCGCCGAATCTACCGCTCCGGCATTACTGGCCTTGTTGGCAAACGGCGCAAAACTCGAAGGCACGACGCAGACCGACGAGCTGATGTACAGCCTGAACGGGGAGAACGCCCATTACGGAACGCCGGTCAACCCCGCCGCACCCGACCGGATCCCCGGCGGTTCGTCAAGCGGTTCGGCCGTCGCGGCTGCGGCGGGGCTGGTCGACTTTGCCATAGGAACGGATACTGGCGGTTCAGTACGCATTCCATCATCATACTGCGGCCTATATGGCTTCCGCCCTACGCACGGAGCCGTATCGTCAGAAGGCGTCATTCCACTGGCACGCAGTTTTGATACGGTCGGCTGGATGAGCCGGACTGCGAACGTTTTATTAGACGTCGGAAGCGTTCTGCTGGAACAGAGCAAAGGCACTTCGAATTTTGAGCGGGTCAGCAAAACCTTCAGTGAAAACGCGGAAGTTCACCCATCCGGCAGCGACATACCGCAATTCACGCGTTTTTTCACGGCGGAAGAAGCATGGGGCCTGCTCGAAGCCGAAGACCGCTCGCTTCTGAATACGAAGCTCCGACAGCTTACCGACTGGCAGAATGGTGGATCCGCAGTCCGATTGACAGGACATACGGAGAGCCTGACTGACTGGTCGGCGGCGTTCCGCGTGCTTCAGGGGTTGGAAATCGCTCGGGAACACGGTGAATGGATAACAAATGAGCGTCCGAAGTTTGGCCCGGGAATCGCGGAACGTTTTGCATGGGCCGGAACACTCGAGGAATCCACCAGCACGTCAGAAGCCGAACTGCGCGTCCGCATTCGGAGCAAGCTCGTTGAACTGCTGGGCGAAGACGGGCTCCTGGCAATACCGACCGCACCAGGCCCCGCTCCACTGCTTGGGCTGCAAGGTCTGGAAGCCGAGGATTACCGGGCGAAGACCATGCAATTGTCCTGTATCGCGGGACTTTCGGGCCTGCCCCAGGTTACCATCCCCGTGATCCGCCAGGACGGGCTACCGCTTGGACTTTCCTTTATCGGCGGTCCGAATACGGATATGAAACTGCTGCACTGGACAGCAAAACATGTTACGGAAGAGGTGCGCGGATGA
- the argF gene encoding ornithine carbamoyltransferase, producing MTQASQTEIKKIDLRGRDFIEFTDYTAEEIRYLLDLAIEIKGKQKNGVPYQPLKGKTIGLIFEKSSTRTRVSFEVGMFQLGGHALFLSKNDIQLGRGETTHDTAKVLSRYLDGIMIRTFGHHNVTELAEHADIPVINGLSDAAHPCQVLADFQTVLEHKGKLEGLKLAYVGDGNNMAHSLMLGAAKMGIHVAVATPKGYEPDSAIVEQTRSIAKESGSEVTVTYDPHEAVKDADVVYTDVWASMGFEEEQKVREQAFAAYQVDEELMKGAKPDYLFLHCLPAHRGEEVSEGVIDGPNSVIFDQAENRLHAQKALMAALMSE from the coding sequence ATGACGCAAGCATCGCAAACCGAAATCAAAAAAATCGACCTTAGAGGCCGGGATTTCATCGAGTTCACGGACTATACGGCAGAGGAAATCCGTTATTTGCTCGATCTGGCCATCGAGATCAAAGGAAAACAGAAAAACGGCGTGCCTTATCAGCCGCTGAAAGGCAAAACGATCGGACTTATTTTCGAAAAATCGTCCACGCGTACGCGGGTATCTTTTGAAGTAGGCATGTTCCAGTTGGGCGGACACGCGCTGTTCCTCAGCAAAAACGATATTCAGCTCGGTCGCGGAGAGACGACGCATGATACGGCGAAAGTATTGTCCCGCTATCTGGACGGAATCATGATCCGTACGTTCGGACACCATAACGTGACTGAACTGGCGGAACATGCCGATATTCCGGTCATCAACGGTCTGAGCGATGCAGCCCATCCGTGCCAGGTGCTGGCTGATTTCCAAACGGTGCTGGAGCACAAAGGCAAGCTTGAAGGCTTGAAGCTGGCATACGTGGGCGATGGCAACAACATGGCGCATTCCCTCATGCTGGGCGCGGCGAAAATGGGCATCCATGTCGCAGTCGCTACGCCGAAGGGATACGAGCCGGACAGCGCCATCGTAGAGCAGACACGCAGCATCGCGAAGGAAAGCGGCTCTGAAGTTACGGTAACTTACGATCCGCATGAAGCTGTGAAGGACGCGGACGTGGTATACACGGACGTATGGGCGAGCATGGGCTTTGAAGAGGAGCAAAAAGTGCGCGAGCAAGCATTTGCGGCCTACCAAGTGGACGAAGAATTGATGAAAGGCGCAAAGCCGGACTATCTGTTCTTGCACTGCCTGCCGGCGCACCGCGGCGAAGAAGTGAGCGAAGGCGTCATTGACGGCCCGAACTCCGTCATCTTCGATCAAGCCGAGAACCGTTTGCATGCACAGAAGGCCTTGATGGCCGCGTTAATGAGCGAATAA
- a CDS encoding allantoinase, translating to MERYDLIVRGGSVVLPDGVTKVDVGVKDGKIAAIAAKLEGETEQEWDAAGLHVLPGMIDVHVHFSEPGREHWEGFTTGSAMMAAGGCTTFFDMPLNGIPSTVNEEALLDKARLGNEKSLVDFGLWGGLVPGNEDDLQPLAESGVIGFKAFLSTTGNKEFEAVDDMTLLNGMKKIAALGKVLALHSESAAITNWLKAEKEAAGLVSADDYLETRPILAEVEAVERALHYSEITGCALHFVHISSAAAVAKIEAAKARGMNVTVETCPHYLLFNHNSLREKGSIAKCAPPLREADEQQRLIALLAQGKFDMLSSDHSPCPYEMKDPKDYNLFQAWGGISGGQFTLLSALELALAHDIPLEQVAAWTASNPAKRFGLAGSKGTIAIGMDADLAIVDLNVAFTVTEENYYAKHKQSLYIGHTFPCSVAGTVVRGHIVARSGEVSTEAATGSWQKP from the coding sequence ATGGAACGTTACGATCTGATTGTACGCGGCGGCAGCGTGGTGCTGCCGGACGGCGTCACGAAAGTCGATGTCGGGGTCAAGGATGGAAAAATCGCGGCAATCGCCGCCAAACTGGAGGGCGAAACAGAGCAGGAGTGGGACGCGGCGGGACTCCATGTGCTTCCAGGCATGATCGACGTGCACGTTCATTTCAGCGAGCCGGGCCGCGAGCATTGGGAAGGCTTTACGACCGGATCAGCCATGATGGCTGCCGGCGGCTGCACCACCTTCTTCGATATGCCGCTGAACGGCATTCCGTCTACGGTGAATGAGGAGGCTCTGCTGGATAAGGCTCGTCTTGGAAACGAAAAGTCGCTCGTCGATTTCGGCCTTTGGGGCGGACTCGTGCCGGGTAACGAAGACGATCTGCAGCCTTTGGCGGAATCTGGCGTGATTGGATTCAAAGCGTTCCTGTCCACGACAGGCAACAAAGAATTCGAAGCCGTGGACGACATGACGCTCCTGAACGGCATGAAAAAGATTGCAGCACTCGGCAAGGTACTGGCCTTGCATTCCGAGAGCGCAGCAATCACCAACTGGCTGAAAGCGGAAAAGGAAGCGGCGGGACTAGTGAGTGCTGACGACTATCTGGAGACTCGCCCGATTCTCGCCGAAGTTGAAGCGGTGGAACGCGCGCTGCATTATTCGGAAATAACCGGCTGCGCGCTGCATTTTGTGCATATCAGTTCGGCTGCGGCCGTGGCGAAAATCGAGGCGGCGAAGGCTCGCGGCATGAATGTAACGGTTGAGACGTGCCCGCATTATCTGCTCTTTAATCACAATAGCCTGCGGGAAAAAGGCAGCATCGCCAAGTGCGCGCCTCCACTGCGGGAAGCAGACGAGCAGCAACGGCTAATCGCCCTGCTGGCACAAGGCAAATTCGATATGTTGTCGTCGGACCATTCACCGTGTCCGTACGAGATGAAGGACCCGAAAGATTATAACCTCTTTCAGGCCTGGGGCGGCATTAGCGGCGGACAGTTCACGCTGCTGTCGGCCCTGGAACTGGCACTGGCGCACGACATCCCGCTCGAGCAGGTCGCCGCGTGGACGGCATCGAATCCGGCGAAGCGCTTCGGTCTCGCGGGCAGCAAAGGCACCATTGCCATCGGGATGGATGCCGATCTGGCGATCGTCGATTTGAACGTAGCGTTTACGGTAACGGAAGAAAATTATTATGCGAAACATAAGCAGAGCCTGTATATCGGACATACCTTCCCGTGCAGCGTGGCCGGTACCGTCGTTCGGGGACATATCGTCGCTCGCAGCGGCGAAGTGTCGACGGAGGCTGCGACAGGCAGCTGGCAGAAGCCATGA
- the argH gene encoding argininosuccinate lyase, translated as MSKLWGGRFTKQTNHLVEEYTASINFDKALAEEDIQGSLAHVTMLGKCGILPAEDVETIKEGLITVLHKIRAGEVEFSVSDEDIHMNIEKNLIETIGPVGGKLHTGRSRNDQVATDMHLYLRERVVGFVGMLHALQQALIGQAKDNLDTIVPGYTHLQRAQPILFAHHLMAYVSMFQRDAERLMDSYKRINVLPLGAGALAGTTFPIDRHFVAEQLGFDGVYENSLDAVSDRDFIVEFLAAASLIMTHLSRLSEELVLWSSTEFGFVELDDAFCTGSSIMPQKKNPDVPELVRGKTGRVYGNLMGLLTVLKSLPLAYNKDMQEDKEGMFDTVATLEGALQLFAPMIATMKVNKGRMRQAVNQDFSNATDIADFLVGEGLPFRQAHEVIGKTVLYCIQNGKYLLDLTIDEFRQFSPLFDERIYDVLQPEAVVNARNVYGGTASGQVAEAIARSEKVLELTEQWIENRG; from the coding sequence GTGAGCAAGCTGTGGGGCGGACGTTTTACGAAACAAACGAATCATCTGGTGGAGGAGTACACGGCATCCATCAACTTTGACAAAGCGCTGGCTGAGGAAGACATTCAAGGCAGTTTGGCCCATGTGACGATGCTCGGCAAATGCGGCATTTTGCCTGCCGAAGACGTGGAAACGATCAAGGAAGGCCTGATTACCGTGCTGCACAAAATCCGTGCAGGCGAAGTGGAGTTCTCGGTATCTGACGAAGACATTCATATGAACATCGAGAAAAACCTGATCGAAACGATCGGCCCGGTTGGCGGTAAATTGCATACGGGGCGCAGCCGGAACGACCAGGTCGCGACGGACATGCACTTGTACCTGCGCGAGCGCGTGGTTGGTTTTGTCGGCATGCTGCATGCGCTGCAGCAAGCGTTGATCGGGCAAGCGAAGGACAATCTGGATACGATCGTGCCGGGATATACGCATTTGCAGCGTGCGCAGCCGATCCTGTTTGCGCATCATTTGATGGCTTACGTGTCCATGTTCCAACGCGATGCAGAGCGGCTGATGGACAGCTACAAACGCATTAACGTGCTGCCGCTGGGCGCCGGAGCGCTTGCCGGAACGACGTTCCCGATCGATCGCCACTTCGTGGCCGAGCAGCTCGGGTTCGACGGCGTGTACGAAAACAGTCTGGATGCGGTCAGCGACCGCGACTTTATCGTCGAGTTCCTGGCAGCGGCGTCCCTGATCATGACTCACCTTTCCCGACTGAGCGAGGAATTGGTGCTGTGGAGCAGCACGGAGTTTGGCTTCGTGGAGCTGGACGATGCGTTCTGCACGGGCAGCAGCATCATGCCGCAGAAGAAAAACCCGGACGTACCGGAACTCGTTCGCGGCAAAACCGGACGGGTATACGGCAATCTGATGGGCTTGCTCACGGTGCTGAAATCTCTCCCGCTTGCTTACAACAAAGACATGCAGGAAGACAAGGAAGGCATGTTCGATACGGTGGCTACGTTGGAAGGCGCATTGCAATTGTTCGCTCCAATGATCGCGACGATGAAAGTCAACAAAGGTCGCATGCGTCAGGCCGTCAATCAGGACTTCTCCAACGCAACGGACATCGCCGACTTCCTCGTGGGCGAAGGGCTGCCTTTCCGCCAAGCGCATGAAGTCATCGGCAAAACGGTGCTCTACTGCATCCAGAACGGCAAATATTTGCTCGATCTGACGATCGACGAATTCCGCCAGTTCTCCCCGCTGTTCGATGAGCGCATCTATGATGTGCTGCAGCCGGAGGCGGTGGTCAACGCCCGTAACGTTTACGGCGGAACGGCATCCGGCCAGGTTGCCGAAGCGATTGCACGCAGCGAAAAGGTGCTCGAGCTGACGGAGCAGTGGATCGAAAACCGCGGTTAA
- a CDS encoding argininosuccinate synthase yields the protein MAKEKIVLAYSGGLDTSVILKWLKETYDAEIIAFTADIGQKEELDGLEEKALATGASKVYIDDLRDEFAKDFIYPMFQAGALYEGQYLLGTSIARPLIAKRMVDIARAEGATAIAHGATGKGNDQVRFELNAAALTPDIQVIAPWRLEEFRNQFPGRAEMIAYAEKHGIPVTASAAKPYSMDRNLLHISYESGVLEDPWFDPSSEENKDMFLLSSSPEDAPDQPEYLELEFEKGDCVALNGERLSPLQVMEKLNELGGKHGIGRVDMVENRFVGMKSRGVYETPGGTILFTAHRKMESITMDREVMNLRDSLITRYSTLVYNGFWFAPERLALQALVTESQKNVTGTVRVKLYKGNIIGAGVQSPVSLYNPDIATMEADPTQAYDQGDATGFIRLNALRLKVNSGVEQNKN from the coding sequence ATGGCTAAGGAAAAAATCGTACTCGCCTATTCCGGCGGACTGGACACATCGGTCATTTTGAAATGGCTGAAAGAAACATATGATGCGGAAATCATCGCCTTCACGGCAGATATCGGTCAGAAAGAAGAGTTGGACGGACTGGAAGAGAAAGCACTCGCAACGGGCGCGTCCAAAGTGTACATCGACGATCTGCGCGACGAGTTCGCGAAAGATTTTATCTATCCGATGTTCCAGGCAGGCGCTCTGTATGAGGGACAATACCTGCTCGGCACAAGCATCGCGCGTCCGCTGATCGCCAAACGCATGGTGGACATCGCCCGCGCCGAAGGCGCTACGGCGATCGCTCACGGCGCTACGGGCAAAGGGAATGACCAAGTTCGCTTCGAGCTGAACGCAGCTGCATTGACACCGGATATTCAAGTGATCGCGCCTTGGCGTTTGGAAGAATTCCGCAACCAATTCCCTGGACGTGCGGAAATGATCGCATATGCCGAGAAACACGGCATTCCAGTTACGGCTTCCGCAGCAAAACCATATTCCATGGACCGCAACCTGCTGCACATCAGCTATGAAAGCGGCGTGCTGGAAGATCCTTGGTTCGATCCAAGCTCCGAAGAAAATAAAGACATGTTCCTGCTCAGCAGCTCTCCTGAGGATGCGCCGGATCAACCGGAATATCTGGAGCTGGAATTCGAAAAAGGCGATTGCGTGGCATTGAACGGCGAACGTTTGAGTCCGCTGCAAGTCATGGAGAAACTGAACGAGCTGGGCGGCAAACACGGCATCGGACGCGTCGACATGGTGGAAAACCGCTTCGTCGGCATGAAAAGCCGCGGGGTATACGAGACGCCGGGCGGTACAATCCTGTTCACCGCTCACCGCAAAATGGAATCCATCACGATGGACCGCGAAGTGATGAACCTGCGCGACAGCCTGATTACGCGTTACAGCACGCTGGTATACAACGGCTTCTGGTTTGCGCCTGAACGCCTTGCCTTGCAAGCGCTCGTGACCGAAAGTCAGAAAAACGTGACCGGAACCGTGCGCGTGAAGCTGTACAAAGGCAACATTATCGGCGCAGGGGTTCAAAGCCCTGTCAGCCTGTACAATCCGGACATCGCCACGATGGAAGCGGATCCGACGCAAGCGTATGACCAAGGAGATGCAACCGGCTTTATCCGCTTGAACGCGCTGCGCCTGAAAGTGAACTCCGGCGTAGAGCAAAACAAAAACTAA